A window of Mycobacteriales bacterium contains these coding sequences:
- a CDS encoding DUF2017 domain-containing protein: protein MVGRFRRSGRGVRARFDPLQRNLLLSRFDQLRRLLETAGADQPMPPVDADPLEALVGGAGSTAPFEDPALARLFPAAYADPQAAAEFRRFTQDDLRLGKIANAIAARDQLAAAEDGRVVLDLPAAEAWLSALNDLRLGLGARLDVTEETERELDDLDPEAPRSAELLEYFWLGYVLETLVEALAGSGRGSD from the coding sequence GTGGTTGGGCGCTTCCGCCGGTCCGGGCGTGGGGTGCGGGCCAGGTTCGACCCACTCCAACGCAACCTGCTGCTCTCCCGTTTCGACCAGTTGCGCCGGCTGCTCGAAACCGCCGGTGCTGACCAGCCGATGCCGCCGGTCGACGCCGATCCGCTCGAGGCGCTGGTCGGGGGAGCGGGTTCGACCGCGCCGTTCGAGGATCCGGCCCTGGCCCGGCTGTTCCCGGCGGCGTATGCCGACCCGCAGGCCGCCGCGGAGTTTCGCCGATTCACCCAGGACGACCTGCGGCTCGGCAAGATCGCCAACGCGATCGCCGCGCGGGATCAGCTGGCGGCCGCGGAGGATGGCCGGGTGGTGCTGGATCTGCCCGCGGCGGAGGCATGGCTCTCGGCCCTCAACGATCTCCGTCTCGGGCTGGGCGCCCGGCTGGACGTCACGGAGGAGACCGAGCGGGAGCTCGACGACCTCGACCCCGAAGCCCCGCGATCCGCCGAGCTGCTCGAGTACTTCTGGCTGGGCTACGTGTTGGAGACACTGGTCGAGGCGCTGGCCGGTTCCGGGCGGGGGTCCGACTAG
- the rph gene encoding ribonuclease PH: protein MLRPDGRAGAQLRPVAITRDWLDHAEGSVLVEFGRTRVLCAASVTTGVPRWRAGSGRGWVTAEYAMLPRSTNTRNDRESVRGRLGGRTQEISRLVGRSLRACVDPAKLGENTIVLDCDVLQADGGTRTAAITGAYVALCDAVGWLRAKGALAGEPLISSVSAVSVGIVAGEPLLDLCYQEDVAADTDMNVVCTGDGRFVEVQGTAEQEPFDRALLDRLLDLAVAGCAELTRLQKLSLEAARRHPGGTPPERM, encoded by the coding sequence GTGCTTCGTCCCGACGGACGTGCCGGCGCGCAACTCCGGCCGGTCGCCATCACCCGCGACTGGCTCGACCACGCCGAGGGTTCGGTGCTCGTCGAGTTCGGCCGGACCCGGGTGCTCTGCGCCGCGTCGGTGACCACCGGGGTCCCGCGCTGGCGGGCCGGAAGCGGCCGAGGGTGGGTGACCGCCGAGTACGCGATGCTGCCGCGGTCGACGAACACCCGCAACGACCGGGAGTCGGTTCGCGGTCGGCTCGGCGGGCGGACCCAGGAGATCTCCCGGCTGGTCGGCCGCAGCCTGCGCGCGTGCGTCGACCCGGCAAAGCTGGGCGAGAACACGATCGTCCTCGACTGCGATGTGCTCCAGGCCGACGGGGGCACCCGCACCGCAGCCATCACCGGTGCCTACGTCGCGCTCTGCGATGCGGTCGGCTGGCTCCGGGCCAAGGGGGCGCTGGCCGGCGAGCCGCTGATCTCGTCGGTGTCGGCGGTGAGCGTCGGGATCGTGGCGGGCGAGCCGCTGCTCGACCTGTGCTACCAGGAGGACGTGGCCGCCGACACCGATATGAACGTCGTGTGCACCGGGGATGGGCGTTTCGTCGAGGTCCAGGGGACCGCCGAGCAGGAGCCGTTCGACCGCGCGCTGCTCGACCGGCTGCTGGACCTGGCGGTGGCCGGCTGCGCCGAGCTCACCAGGCTCCAGAAGCTCTCCCTCGAAGCGGCTCGACGCCACCCCGGAGGCACCCCGCCGGAGCGGATGTGA
- a CDS encoding EamA family transporter, which translates to MPQTPRPVSAARLWLALWTVYLVWGSTYLAIRFAVAPTHGRGLPPLLMAGVRFTSAGAVMLALTARRPAPDGLPDRLGRRQWLATAVVGTALLLGGNGFVTLAEQHIASGATAVVIATVPIWTTVFAALRGWERITRRIGSGLLLGFAGVATLVVGQGGGRVGPFGVGLTLIAALTWALGSVYAKTAPLPRRPLVLTGMEMLCGGAALLVVAALTGEIGQFHPGAVPVSAWASLAYLIVAGAMIGYTAYAWLLANARLSLATTYAYVNPLVAVFLGALLAGEPLTWRTAVATGCIIGGVLLIVTRRAQVSGATAGQSETAELATRPT; encoded by the coding sequence ATGCCCCAGACGCCACGCCCGGTCTCGGCTGCCCGGCTCTGGCTGGCGCTGTGGACCGTGTACCTGGTCTGGGGATCGACCTACCTGGCGATCCGATTCGCCGTGGCGCCGACCCATGGCCGCGGTCTCCCGCCGCTGCTCATGGCGGGCGTCCGGTTCACGAGCGCCGGGGCCGTCATGCTCGCACTCACCGCCCGCCGGCCCGCGCCGGACGGCCTCCCGGACCGGCTCGGTCGGCGCCAGTGGCTCGCCACGGCGGTCGTCGGCACGGCACTGCTCCTCGGCGGCAACGGGTTCGTCACGTTGGCCGAGCAGCACATCGCGTCCGGCGCGACCGCCGTCGTCATCGCCACGGTGCCGATCTGGACCACCGTCTTCGCCGCGCTCCGCGGCTGGGAGCGGATCACCCGACGGATCGGATCCGGCCTGCTCCTCGGCTTCGCGGGGGTGGCGACGCTCGTCGTCGGCCAGGGCGGTGGCCGGGTGGGTCCGTTCGGGGTCGGGCTGACCCTGATCGCGGCGCTCACCTGGGCACTCGGCTCGGTCTACGCCAAGACCGCGCCGCTGCCCCGCCGGCCGCTCGTCCTCACCGGCATGGAGATGCTCTGCGGCGGGGCTGCGCTGCTGGTCGTCGCCGCCCTGACCGGGGAGATCGGCCAGTTCCACCCGGGGGCGGTCCCGGTGTCCGCATGGGCGTCGTTGGCGTACCTGATCGTCGCGGGCGCGATGATCGGGTACACCGCCTACGCGTGGCTGCTCGCCAACGCCCGGCTGAGCCTCGCCACCACCTACGCCTACGTCAACCCGCTGGTCGCCGTCTTCCTCGGGGCGCTGCTCGCCGGGGAGCCCCTGACCTGGCGGACCGCGGTCGCGACCGGGTGCATCATTGGCGGCGTGCTGCTCATCGTCACCCGGCGGGCCCAGGTAAGCGGCGCGACCGCCGGGCAGAGCGAAACCGCTGAGCTGGCCACCCGGCCGACGTGA
- a CDS encoding MBL fold metallo-hydrolase yields MRFTVLGCSGTFPGPDSPCSGYLFESEGYRLLVDLGNGATGVMQRCIGLLDVDAVIVSHLHGDHYLDIVTYTYARRYNPAGRPPRLPVYGPRGVGEHVAGAFGRPVSSLLDEVFDFHTLTEDRLDLGPFSVDCARVNHPVETFALRIGAGSRSVAYSADTGVCDRLVELAGGSDLFLCEASYLDGEENPPDVHLTGGQAAEHASRAGVGRLLLTHLVPWGDPERTLAAAHDSFAGQIELARTQASLEI; encoded by the coding sequence GTGCGGTTCACCGTTCTCGGCTGTTCGGGGACGTTCCCGGGGCCGGACTCGCCCTGCTCCGGGTACCTGTTCGAGTCCGAGGGCTACCGGCTGCTCGTCGACCTGGGCAACGGGGCCACCGGGGTGATGCAACGCTGCATCGGCCTGCTCGACGTCGACGCCGTCATCGTCAGTCACCTGCACGGCGACCACTATCTCGACATCGTCACCTACACCTACGCCCGCCGATACAACCCGGCGGGACGCCCACCCCGGCTGCCGGTGTACGGCCCGCGCGGAGTCGGCGAGCACGTCGCCGGCGCCTTCGGCCGGCCGGTCAGTTCGCTGCTCGACGAAGTCTTCGACTTCCACACCCTGACCGAGGACCGGCTCGACCTGGGCCCGTTCAGCGTCGACTGCGCCCGGGTCAACCACCCGGTGGAGACCTTCGCCCTGCGGATCGGCGCCGGGTCGAGATCGGTGGCCTACTCGGCGGACACCGGTGTGTGCGACCGACTCGTCGAGCTGGCCGGCGGGTCCGACCTGTTCCTCTGCGAGGCGTCCTATCTCGACGGCGAGGAGAACCCGCCCGATGTCCACCTGACCGGAGGCCAGGCGGCCGAGCACGCCAGCCGGGCCGGCGTGGGCCGGCTGCTGCTCACCCATCTGGTCCCCTGGGGCGACCCGGAGCGGACCCTCGCGGCCGCCCACGACTCCTTCGCCGGGCAGATCGAGCTGGCCCGCACGCAAGCGTCGTTAGAGATATAG
- a CDS encoding M67 family metallopeptidase, producing MLTVGRDVYEALVTHARRDHPDEACGVVAGAAGSDRPVRVIPMTNAERSPTFYRFDSLEQLRVWRDMDDRDEEPVVIYHSHTATAAYPSRTDVSYAAEPAAHYVLISTRDPQTVEFRSYRIVDGEVTEEPVRILEEGLESATG from the coding sequence ATGCTCACCGTGGGTCGCGACGTCTACGAGGCGTTGGTGACGCACGCCCGGCGGGATCATCCGGACGAGGCCTGTGGCGTGGTCGCCGGCGCGGCCGGCAGCGACCGGCCGGTGCGGGTGATCCCGATGACCAACGCCGAGCGTTCCCCCACGTTCTACCGGTTCGACTCGCTGGAGCAGCTGCGGGTGTGGCGGGACATGGACGACCGTGACGAGGAGCCCGTCGTCATCTACCACTCGCACACGGCCACCGCCGCCTACCCGTCGCGCACCGACGTCTCCTACGCCGCCGAGCCCGCCGCCCACTACGTCCTCATCTCGACCCGCGATCCGCAGACGGTCGAGTTCCGCTCCTACCGGATCGTCGACGGGGAGGTCACCGAGGAGCCGGTGCGGATCCTCGAGGAAGGGCTGGAATCAGCGACCGGCTGA
- a CDS encoding helix-turn-helix domain-containing protein, translating to MGPTTEEKVSRLAGNLLASARSKRGLSQRELARRAAVPQAMIARIESHRQQPSLPTLYRLLAAAELELRTRLADYDDHDDVLDARRRRRTAAERKAARKAQDEFAAALAGRR from the coding sequence ATGGGTCCCACCACCGAGGAGAAGGTCTCCCGGCTGGCCGGTAACCTGCTGGCGTCGGCGCGTTCGAAGCGCGGGTTGTCCCAGCGGGAGCTGGCCCGACGTGCCGCGGTGCCGCAGGCGATGATCGCCCGGATCGAGTCGCATCGCCAACAGCCGAGCCTGCCGACGCTGTACCGCTTGTTGGCGGCGGCGGAGCTGGAGTTGCGGACCCGGCTGGCCGATTACGACGATCACGACGACGTGCTCGACGCTCGCCGCCGCCGGCGTACGGCGGCGGAGCGAAAAGCCGCACGCAAGGCACAGGATGAGTTCGCCGCGGCGCTGGCTGGGCGGCGGTGA
- a CDS encoding MoaD/ThiS family protein, whose protein sequence is MAIEVRIPTILRSYTGGEKSVEGKGETLGGLFDDLEGRHPGLRERLIGADGTLNRFVNVYANDEDVRFLGSLETVLADGDTVTILPAVAGG, encoded by the coding sequence ATGGCGATCGAGGTCAGGATTCCGACGATCCTGCGCAGCTACACCGGCGGTGAGAAGTCGGTGGAAGGCAAGGGCGAGACGCTCGGCGGCCTGTTCGACGATCTCGAGGGGCGTCACCCCGGGCTGCGGGAACGGCTGATCGGAGCCGACGGCACCCTCAACCGTTTCGTCAACGTCTACGCCAACGACGAGGACGTCCGCTTTCTCGGCAGCCTGGAGACCGTGCTCGCCGACGGGGACACGGTGACCATCCTTCCGGCCGTCGCCGGCGGCTGA
- the rdgB gene encoding RdgB/HAM1 family non-canonical purine NTP pyrophosphatase — protein MKAVLASRNPGKLAELRRILAGLGIELVGLDDYPEVGDVEETGETFVDNARLKAHAVAAATGLLAIADDSGLEVDALGGMPGVLSARWSGRHGDDEANLDLLLGQLQSVPDDRRGAAFVCAAAAAMPDGTERVALGRLEGSVIRERRGSGGFGYDPVFRPLGETRTTAELDAAEKDAISHRGLAFRALAADIATLADALTRPGLHGSAGSGSGRESEAPPRRPAR, from the coding sequence GTGAAGGCGGTTCTCGCCAGCCGCAACCCGGGCAAGCTGGCGGAGCTTCGTCGGATCCTCGCCGGTCTCGGCATCGAGCTCGTCGGGCTGGACGACTACCCGGAGGTCGGCGACGTCGAGGAGACCGGCGAGACCTTCGTCGACAACGCCCGACTGAAGGCGCACGCGGTGGCGGCGGCGACCGGTCTGCTGGCGATCGCCGACGACAGCGGGTTGGAGGTCGACGCGCTCGGGGGCATGCCGGGCGTCCTGTCCGCCCGGTGGTCGGGGCGACACGGTGACGATGAGGCCAATCTGGACCTGCTGCTCGGTCAACTCCAGTCGGTGCCCGACGACCGGCGCGGGGCGGCATTCGTGTGCGCGGCCGCGGCCGCGATGCCGGACGGGACCGAGCGGGTCGCGTTGGGTCGCCTCGAGGGCAGCGTGATCCGCGAGCGCCGGGGCAGCGGCGGCTTCGGCTACGACCCGGTCTTCCGGCCGCTCGGGGAGACCCGCACCACGGCCGAACTCGACGCGGCGGAGAAGGACGCGATCAGCCATCGCGGGCTGGCCTTCCGGGCCCTCGCCGCGGACATCGCGACGTTGGCCGACGCCCTCACGCGCCCCGGCCTCCACGGTTCTGCCGGATCCGGATCTGGACGAGAATCCGAAGCGCCTCCACGCCGTCCCGCCAGGTGA
- a CDS encoding class I SAM-dependent methyltransferase codes for MICKRDVWGAAEEEPMGLYDERVLPHIINVVMNTGQTRLIRARVCARLKGEVLEIGFGTGHNLPFLPLDVTRLMAVEPSGVGVRLARGRMAAAPVEVEVVGLDGQRLPVPDGSVDAVLCTWSLCTIPDAEAAVREARRVLRPGGEFHFVEHGRAPDERVRRWQDRLNGIQRRVGGGCNLNRDIAAIIESGGMRITRLDNYYGKGEPKPYAAMYEGTALPA; via the coding sequence ATGATCTGCAAGCGCGACGTGTGGGGCGCGGCCGAGGAGGAGCCGATGGGTTTGTATGACGAGCGCGTTCTACCGCACATCATCAACGTGGTCATGAACACCGGGCAGACCCGGCTGATCCGCGCGCGAGTGTGTGCGCGGCTGAAGGGTGAGGTGCTCGAGATCGGTTTCGGCACCGGTCACAACCTGCCGTTCCTGCCGCTGGACGTCACACGGCTGATGGCGGTCGAACCATCCGGCGTCGGTGTCCGGCTCGCCCGCGGGCGGATGGCCGCGGCGCCGGTCGAGGTCGAGGTCGTCGGGTTGGACGGGCAGCGGTTGCCGGTCCCCGACGGGAGTGTCGACGCGGTCCTGTGCACGTGGAGTCTGTGCACGATCCCGGATGCCGAGGCCGCCGTTCGGGAGGCGCGTCGGGTGTTACGCCCGGGCGGAGAGTTCCACTTCGTCGAACACGGCCGTGCCCCCGACGAGCGGGTGCGTCGATGGCAGGACCGCCTCAACGGGATCCAACGACGTGTTGGCGGCGGGTGCAACCTGAACCGGGACATCGCCGCAATCATCGAGTCGGGCGGGATGAGGATCACCCGGTTGGACAACTACTACGGGAAGGGGGAGCCGAAGCCGTACGCGGCGATGTACGAGGGCACCGCGCTTCCCGCATGA
- a CDS encoding UDP-glucuronic acid decarboxylase family protein: MLTLTFHGAPDPQEVWMDRQRAVITGGAGFLGSHLCERLLADGLDVVCLDNFVTGTPHNVAHLLEHEGFRLVRTDVTDYVHVVGAVDYVLHFASPASPIDYLQLPIETLKVGSIGTLHTLGLAKEKNARYLLASTSETYGDPQIHPQPESYWGHVNPVGPRGVYDEAKRFAEAMTMAYRRYHGLDTSIVRIFNCCGPRMRPEDGRAIPTFIRQALKGEPITVAGDGSQTRSIQYVDDLVDGVVLLLRSGHPGPMNIGNPHELSVLELAETIRRLTGSSSPIQHVPRPEDDPTVRQPDITQARRVLGWMPKVSLEDGLTRTIDWFRQHPEIVWSAPGGRPATLEPRPDAPAGTEHL; this comes from the coding sequence GTGCTCACGCTAACGTTTCACGGCGCGCCCGACCCGCAGGAGGTGTGGATGGACCGGCAACGTGCTGTGATCACGGGGGGTGCCGGCTTCCTGGGGTCCCACCTGTGCGAGCGGCTGCTCGCCGACGGCCTCGACGTCGTCTGCCTCGACAACTTCGTCACCGGCACACCGCACAACGTCGCCCATCTGCTCGAACACGAAGGTTTCCGGTTGGTCAGAACCGACGTGACCGACTACGTCCACGTCGTGGGCGCGGTCGACTACGTGCTGCACTTCGCCTCCCCGGCATCGCCGATCGACTATCTCCAACTCCCGATCGAGACGCTCAAGGTGGGCTCGATCGGAACGTTGCACACGCTCGGCCTGGCGAAGGAGAAGAACGCGCGCTACCTGCTGGCGTCCACGTCGGAGACCTACGGTGACCCGCAGATCCACCCGCAGCCCGAAAGCTACTGGGGCCACGTCAATCCGGTCGGCCCGCGCGGGGTCTACGACGAGGCCAAGCGGTTCGCCGAAGCGATGACGATGGCCTATCGCCGCTACCACGGCCTGGACACCTCGATCGTGCGGATCTTCAACTGCTGCGGACCGCGGATGCGGCCGGAGGACGGCCGGGCCATCCCAACGTTCATCCGGCAGGCGCTCAAGGGCGAGCCGATCACGGTGGCCGGGGACGGCAGCCAGACCCGTTCGATCCAGTACGTCGACGACCTCGTCGACGGGGTGGTGCTGCTGCTGCGCTCCGGGCATCCCGGGCCGATGAACATCGGGAACCCGCACGAGCTGTCCGTCCTGGAACTGGCCGAAACGATCCGGCGATTGACCGGCTCGAGCAGCCCGATCCAACACGTCCCCCGGCCGGAGGACGATCCGACCGTGCGGCAGCCGGACATCACCCAGGCCCGCCGCGTCTTGGGCTGGATGCCGAAGGTTTCCCTCGAAGACGGGCTGACCCGCACCATCGACTGGTTCCGGCAACACCCGGAAATCGTCTGGTCCGCACCGGGCGGACGGCCCGCTACCCTGGAGCCGCGGCCCGACGCACCAGCCGGAACGGAGCACCTGTGA
- the arr gene encoding NAD(+)--rifampin ADP-ribosyltransferase produces MGDGGTHVPVTYERCEHIKGPFYHGTKSALEAGDELVPGYRSNFQEGRVSNNIYFAALVETAAWGAELATALAETGERGRIYVVEPLGPFEDDPNVTNKKFPGNPTQSYRTRHPLRVIDEVDNWKGHDAEVLKGMLDRLALLREQGLDLIED; encoded by the coding sequence ATGGGTGACGGCGGCACCCACGTCCCCGTGACCTACGAGCGCTGCGAGCACATCAAGGGGCCCTTTTACCACGGGACGAAGTCCGCGCTCGAGGCCGGCGATGAGCTCGTGCCCGGCTACCGCTCCAACTTCCAGGAGGGTCGGGTGTCGAACAACATCTACTTCGCCGCGCTCGTAGAGACAGCCGCCTGGGGAGCGGAGCTTGCGACAGCCCTGGCCGAGACCGGAGAGCGGGGACGCATCTACGTCGTGGAACCTCTGGGTCCGTTCGAGGACGACCCGAACGTGACCAACAAGAAATTCCCCGGCAACCCCACACAGTCCTACCGCACCCGCCATCCGCTGCGCGTCATCGACGAGGTGGACAACTGGAAGGGGCATGACGCTGAGGTTCTGAAGGGGATGCTGGATCGCCTCGCGCTGCTACGGGAGCAGGGGCTGGACCTCATCGAGGACTAG
- the clpS gene encoding ATP-dependent Clp protease adapter ClpS, with translation MDIGLAAGATVAPERVDAPRDEETIEPQRPWITIVWNDPVNLMSYVTYVLQKLFGYPREKAHRLMLDVHHKGKAVVSSGPREQMENDVTRLHAAGLWATVAQD, from the coding sequence ATGGACATCGGGCTGGCCGCGGGCGCCACCGTCGCCCCCGAGCGGGTCGATGCCCCGCGGGACGAGGAGACCATCGAGCCGCAGCGCCCGTGGATCACGATCGTGTGGAACGACCCGGTGAACCTGATGTCCTACGTGACCTACGTCCTCCAGAAGCTGTTCGGCTACCCCCGGGAGAAGGCCCACCGGCTGATGCTCGACGTGCACCACAAGGGGAAGGCGGTCGTCTCGAGCGGCCCCCGGGAGCAGATGGAGAACGACGTCACCCGGCTGCATGCGGCCGGGCTTTGGGCGACCGTGGCGCAGGACTGA
- a CDS encoding cysteine synthase, which produces MRFDSLLDAVGRTPLVGLPRLSPSAEVRLWAKLEQNNPTGSVKDRPAFYMVEQAEKEGLLRPGATVLEPTSGNTGISLAMVCKLRGYRLICVMPENTSVERRQLLEMYGAQILSSPAAGGSNEAVAVAKRLAAENPDWVMLYQYGNPANALAHYETTGPEILEDLPTVTHFVAGLGTTGTLMGVGRFLKERVPGITVVAAEPRYGELVYGLRNVDEGFVPELYDPTLLDTRFSVSAEDALRRTRQLVDEEGMFAGISTGAILHAALGQADRAVQAGRRADIAFIVSDGGWKYLSTGAYAGTLEEAAARLDGQLWA; this is translated from the coding sequence ATGCGCTTCGACTCCTTGCTGGACGCCGTCGGTCGCACGCCGCTGGTCGGTCTGCCCCGCCTGTCCCCGTCGGCGGAGGTCCGGCTCTGGGCGAAGCTCGAACAGAACAACCCGACCGGTTCGGTGAAGGATCGGCCGGCCTTCTACATGGTTGAGCAGGCGGAGAAGGAAGGCCTGCTCCGTCCGGGAGCCACCGTCCTCGAACCCACCTCGGGGAACACCGGGATCTCGCTGGCGATGGTCTGCAAGCTGCGCGGTTACCGGCTGATCTGCGTCATGCCGGAGAACACCTCGGTGGAGCGCCGCCAGTTGCTGGAGATGTACGGCGCGCAGATCCTGTCCTCGCCCGCGGCTGGCGGCTCCAACGAAGCGGTGGCGGTGGCCAAGCGCCTCGCCGCGGAGAATCCGGACTGGGTGATGCTCTACCAGTACGGCAACCCGGCGAACGCGCTCGCGCACTACGAGACCACCGGCCCGGAGATCCTCGAGGACCTTCCCACCGTCACGCACTTCGTCGCCGGGCTCGGCACGACGGGGACCCTGATGGGTGTCGGCCGGTTCCTCAAGGAGCGGGTCCCGGGGATCACCGTGGTCGCCGCCGAGCCGCGCTACGGGGAGTTGGTCTACGGCCTGCGCAACGTCGACGAGGGCTTCGTCCCGGAGCTGTACGACCCGACCTTGCTCGACACGCGGTTCTCCGTGAGCGCCGAGGACGCGTTGCGCCGCACCCGCCAGCTCGTCGACGAGGAGGGGATGTTCGCCGGGATCTCCACCGGGGCGATCCTGCATGCGGCGCTCGGGCAAGCCGATCGGGCGGTTCAGGCCGGCCGGCGGGCCGACATCGCATTCATCGTCAGCGATGGCGGTTGGAAATACCTGTCCACCGGGGCCTACGCCGGGACGCTCGAAGAGGCCGCCGCCCGGCTCGACGGCCAGCTGTGGGCCTGA
- a CDS encoding glycosyltransferase family 2 protein — MKLSMLMPVYNEAATLDTAVKRVLDARYPCEIELVVVDDGSVDATGQVLESLDDPRIVRGRHERNRGKGAAVKTAAQLATGDYLLIFDADLEYSPDDVAGLLQPVLRGDAAVVYGARTFGSSTAHSFWFVIGNKLTTFVANALFNSWITDLHTCLKLMPLELFRDLAPREDRFGLDTEITGLLLSRGIRPYEVPISYKARSHEEGKKITWRDGVEALRILVQIRIRQNRGGRGA, encoded by the coding sequence GTGAAGCTGTCCATGCTCATGCCGGTCTACAACGAGGCCGCGACCCTCGACACCGCGGTGAAGCGCGTCCTCGACGCCAGGTACCCGTGCGAGATCGAACTTGTCGTCGTCGACGACGGCAGCGTCGACGCGACCGGCCAGGTCCTCGAATCCCTCGACGACCCGCGGATCGTCCGCGGCCGCCACGAGCGAAACCGTGGCAAGGGCGCCGCGGTCAAGACCGCCGCCCAGCTCGCCACCGGCGACTACCTGCTCATCTTCGACGCCGACCTGGAGTACTCGCCGGACGACGTCGCCGGGCTGCTCCAGCCGGTGCTTCGCGGCGATGCCGCAGTCGTCTACGGCGCGCGGACCTTCGGAAGCTCGACGGCGCATTCCTTCTGGTTCGTCATCGGGAACAAGCTGACGACTTTTGTCGCGAACGCGCTCTTCAACTCATGGATCACCGACCTGCACACCTGCCTAAAGCTGATGCCACTGGAGCTGTTCCGCGACCTCGCCCCACGCGAGGACCGGTTCGGTCTGGACACCGAGATCACCGGCCTGCTGCTCAGCCGCGGCATCCGCCCCTACGAGGTTCCGATCAGCTACAAGGCGCGCAGCCACGAAGAGGGCAAGAAGATCACCTGGCGGGACGGCGTGGAGGCGCTTCGGATTCTCGTCCAGATCCGGATCCGGCAGAACCGTGGAGGCCGGGGCGCGTGA
- the murI gene encoding glutamate racemase, protein MDDRPIGIFDSGVGGLTVARAILDQLPHEPLVYVGDTARSPYGPRPLAEVRGFALDILDHLVAEGAKLLVIACNAASAACLRDARERYPVPVVEVITPAVRRAVRATRTGRVGVIGTAVTIASRAYDDAFAANPDLVVTTAACPRFVEFVERGDTFTPELLDVAAEYLEPIRAAGCDTLVLGCTHYPLLTGVLASVLGDGVTLVSSAEETAKDVYRELARDGLARGESLPAPEHRFLATGDPAPFAQLGQRFLGPEIGTVGRAAGLVGSR, encoded by the coding sequence ATGGACGACCGGCCGATCGGCATCTTCGACTCCGGGGTCGGTGGCCTCACCGTTGCCCGGGCGATCCTCGACCAGCTCCCGCACGAGCCGCTCGTCTATGTCGGCGACACCGCCCGCTCCCCGTACGGGCCGCGCCCGCTCGCCGAGGTCCGCGGGTTCGCTCTCGACATCCTCGACCATCTCGTCGCGGAGGGCGCGAAGCTGCTCGTCATCGCCTGCAACGCCGCGTCGGCGGCCTGCCTGCGCGACGCCAGGGAGCGCTATCCGGTGCCCGTCGTCGAGGTGATCACCCCAGCCGTGCGACGGGCGGTGCGGGCCACCCGAACCGGCCGGGTGGGGGTCATCGGCACCGCCGTGACGATCGCCAGCCGAGCCTACGATGACGCGTTCGCGGCCAATCCCGATCTCGTCGTGACCACCGCGGCCTGCCCGCGATTCGTCGAGTTCGTCGAGCGGGGGGACACGTTCACCCCTGAGCTGCTCGACGTGGCCGCCGAGTACCTGGAGCCGATCCGGGCGGCGGGTTGCGACACCCTGGTGCTCGGCTGCACCCACTACCCGTTGCTGACCGGTGTGCTCGCGAGCGTCCTGGGCGACGGGGTGACGCTGGTCTCGAGCGCCGAGGAGACCGCGAAAGACGTCTATCGAGAGCTGGCCCGGGACGGGCTGGCCCGCGGCGAGTCGCTGCCCGCACCGGAGCACCGTTTCCTCGCCACCGGAGACCCCGCGCCGTTCGCCCAGCTAGGCCAGCGTTTTCTCGGTCCGGAGATCGGCACCGTCGGGCGGGCCGCCGGTCTGGTGGGGAGCAGATAG
- a CDS encoding helix-turn-helix transcriptional regulator, giving the protein MSTSYYQRRRAEELRDPEFRAEYELARAEIAQVDAIMRQLDTLRVASGYSKAELARRIGKNPSTVRRLFTAEVNPELKTVVALASALGVRLQIVEAPNEAARPRRRSSRSVA; this is encoded by the coding sequence GTGTCGACCAGCTACTACCAGCGCCGGCGTGCCGAGGAGTTGCGCGACCCCGAATTCCGGGCCGAGTACGAACTGGCCCGGGCCGAGATCGCTCAGGTCGACGCCATCATGCGCCAGCTCGACACCTTGCGCGTCGCCTCGGGTTATTCGAAGGCGGAACTCGCCCGTCGGATCGGCAAGAACCCGTCGACCGTGCGCCGGCTGTTCACCGCTGAGGTCAACCCGGAGCTGAAGACCGTCGTAGCCCTTGCCAGCGCCCTCGGCGTACGTCTGCAGATCGTCGAGGCGCCGAACGAGGCGGCTCGGCCCCGCCGCCGCTCCTCCCGCTCCGTCGCCTAG